A region from the Triticum aestivum cultivar Chinese Spring chromosome 3D, IWGSC CS RefSeq v2.1, whole genome shotgun sequence genome encodes:
- the LOC123080759 gene encoding G-type lectin S-receptor-like serine/threonine-protein kinase SD1-1 isoform X2 yields MEITNYSSVVKKLGLQNSNFHTSVGTYCPMDFEFQNYTIITSRCKGLQHPTMECCAAFKEFSCPFAAYNNMQSTNCAATMLTYINLHGTYPAGLFDECLVGMEGVSCEAIPAIETGMSNGGQRVQGHKSRNSRQRALWIIAVAAPLLSILMCFICSAIWMRRRRKGKVNLHHQAAMNRPKVDTLVPRLEEKSSECTLFDFCVILHATHNFSKETLLGRGGFGPVYKGQLPDGMEIAVKRLASHSGQGFTEFQNEVELLAKLQHNNLVKLMGCCIQGEERLLVYEYLPNKSLDFFIFDESITTFVDWNKRCLIIEGIAQGLLYLHKHSRLRIIHRDLKASNILLDQDMNPKISDFGLAKNFSSNDTQGSTRRVVGTYGYMSPEYASQGIYSVKSDVFSFGVLLLEILSGKRNSGFHEHEDFLNLLGYSWHLWEGGRCLELLEASIANEVHAAEARRYINIALMCVQEHADDRPTMSNVVTMLNSESVALPEPNHPAYYNLTTTKEDESANVPCSYNGVTITEEPDGR; encoded by the exons ATGGAAATTACAAACTATTCTTCAGTAGTAAAAAAGCTGGGACTACAAAATTCAAATTTCCATACATCAGTAGGAACTT ACTGCCCTATGGACTTTGAGTTCCAGAACTACACAATCATCACAAGCAGGTGCAAAGGGCTGCAACATCCTACTATGGAATGTTGTGCTGCTTTCAAGGAATTTTCGTGCCCATTTGCGGCGTATAACAACATGCAGAGCACTAACTGTGCGGCCACAATGTTAACCTACATCAACCTCCATGGCACGTACCCAGCAGGTCTATTCGACGAGTGCCTAGTAGGCATGGAAGGGGTTTCTTGCGAAGCCATTCCAGCAATAGAAACCGGTATGTCAAATGGTGGGCAACGAGTTCAAG GACACAAATCACGGAACTCACGCCAGAGGGCGCTGTGGATTATTGCTGTGGCAGCTCCATTACTTTCAATACTCATGTGCTTTATCTGTTCCGCTATATGGATGAGAAGACGACGAAAAG GAAAGGTAAACTTACACCATCAAGCTGCCATGAATAGGCCGAAAGTAGATACATTGGTTCCGAGATTGGAAGAGAAGAGTTCAGAGTGCACTCTCTTTGACTTTTGTGTGATATTGCATGCTACACACAACTTCTCCAAAGAAACTCTACTTGGGCGAGGTGGTTTTGGCCCCGTCTACAAG GGGCAATTACCAGATGGAATGGAGATTGCAGTTAAAAGGCTTGCCTCACATTCAGGACAGGGTTTCACAGAATTCCAAAATGAAGTTGAACTTCTTGCAAAACTACAACACAATAATCTGGTCAAGCTCATGGGATGCTGCATTCAGGGAGAAGAAAGACTTTTGGTGTATGAATATTTGCCAAATAAGAGCTTGGACTTCTTCATCTTTG ATGAAAGCATAACAACTTTTGTTGATTGGAATAAAAGATGTTTGATAATCGAAGGGATAGCCCAAGGTCTTCTATATCTCCACAAGCACTCTCGGTTGCGCATCATACACAGAGACCTTAAGGCCAGTAACATTCTCTTGGACCAGGACATGAATCCTAAAATTTCTGATTTTGGGCTAGCAAAAAATTTCAGCTCCAATGATACCCAAGGAAGTACAAGGAGGGTGGTGGGAACATA TGGTTATATGTCTCCGGAGTATGCATCTCAAGGCATTTACTCGGTCAAATCTGACGTGTTCAGCTTTGGTGTGTTACTTCTCGAGATCCTTAGCGGAAAAAGGAATTCTGGTTTCCATGAGCATGAAGATTTTCTGAACCTCCTTGGATAC TCGTGGCATCTGTGGGAAGGTGGACGTTGCCTTGAGCTTCTAGAAGCATCGATTGCTAACGAGGTCCATGCGGCAGAGGCTAGGAGGTACATTAACATTGCACTAATGTGCGTACAGGAGCATGCAGACGATCGACCGACCATGTCAAACGTTGTCACGATGCTAAACAGCGAGAGCGTTGCTCTTCCGGAGCCTAACCATCCGGCATACTATAACCTAACGACAACTAAGGAAGATGAATCAGCTAATGTTCCATGCAGCTATAATGGCGTAACCATCACTGAGGAGCCGGATGGCAGATAG
- the LOC123080759 gene encoding G-type lectin S-receptor-like serine/threonine-protein kinase SD1-1 isoform X3, with amino-acid sequence MALARRFIFLFPAAVLAGLASASASPFLSDRVSQASTGLTGRRSLLQTKNGHKSRNSRQRALWIIAVAAPLLSILMCFICSAIWMRRRRKGKVNLHHQAAMNRPKVDTLVPRLEEKSSECTLFDFCVILHATHNFSKETLLGRGGFGPVYKGQLPDGMEIAVKRLASHSGQGFTEFQNEVELLAKLQHNNLVKLMGCCIQGEERLLVYEYLPNKSLDFFIFDESITTFVDWNKRCLIIEGIAQGLLYLHKHSRLRIIHRDLKASNILLDQDMNPKISDFGLAKNFSSNDTQGSTRRVVGTYGYMSPEYASQGIYSVKSDVFSFGVLLLEILSGKRNSGFHEHEDFLNLLGYSWHLWEGGRCLELLEASIANEVHAAEARRYINIALMCVQEHADDRPTMSNVVTMLNSESVALPEPNHPAYYNLTTTKEDESANVPCSYNGVTITEEPDGR; translated from the exons ATGGCGCTGGCCCGTCGGTTCATCTTCCTCTTCCCCGCCGCCGTCCTGGCCGGACTCGCCTCCGCCTCCGCGTCGCCCTTCCTGTCTG ACAGAGTTTCCCAGGCCAGCACCGGACTGACGGGGAGGAGGAGCTTGCTGCAGACCAAGAACG GACACAAATCACGGAACTCACGCCAGAGGGCGCTGTGGATTATTGCTGTGGCAGCTCCATTACTTTCAATACTCATGTGCTTTATCTGTTCCGCTATATGGATGAGAAGACGACGAAAAG GAAAGGTAAACTTACACCATCAAGCTGCCATGAATAGGCCGAAAGTAGATACATTGGTTCCGAGATTGGAAGAGAAGAGTTCAGAGTGCACTCTCTTTGACTTTTGTGTGATATTGCATGCTACACACAACTTCTCCAAAGAAACTCTACTTGGGCGAGGTGGTTTTGGCCCCGTCTACAAG GGGCAATTACCAGATGGAATGGAGATTGCAGTTAAAAGGCTTGCCTCACATTCAGGACAGGGTTTCACAGAATTCCAAAATGAAGTTGAACTTCTTGCAAAACTACAACACAATAATCTGGTCAAGCTCATGGGATGCTGCATTCAGGGAGAAGAAAGACTTTTGGTGTATGAATATTTGCCAAATAAGAGCTTGGACTTCTTCATCTTTG ATGAAAGCATAACAACTTTTGTTGATTGGAATAAAAGATGTTTGATAATCGAAGGGATAGCCCAAGGTCTTCTATATCTCCACAAGCACTCTCGGTTGCGCATCATACACAGAGACCTTAAGGCCAGTAACATTCTCTTGGACCAGGACATGAATCCTAAAATTTCTGATTTTGGGCTAGCAAAAAATTTCAGCTCCAATGATACCCAAGGAAGTACAAGGAGGGTGGTGGGAACATA TGGTTATATGTCTCCGGAGTATGCATCTCAAGGCATTTACTCGGTCAAATCTGACGTGTTCAGCTTTGGTGTGTTACTTCTCGAGATCCTTAGCGGAAAAAGGAATTCTGGTTTCCATGAGCATGAAGATTTTCTGAACCTCCTTGGATAC TCGTGGCATCTGTGGGAAGGTGGACGTTGCCTTGAGCTTCTAGAAGCATCGATTGCTAACGAGGTCCATGCGGCAGAGGCTAGGAGGTACATTAACATTGCACTAATGTGCGTACAGGAGCATGCAGACGATCGACCGACCATGTCAAACGTTGTCACGATGCTAAACAGCGAGAGCGTTGCTCTTCCGGAGCCTAACCATCCGGCATACTATAACCTAACGACAACTAAGGAAGATGAATCAGCTAATGTTCCATGCAGCTATAATGGCGTAACCATCACTGAGGAGCCGGATGGCAGATAG
- the LOC123080759 gene encoding G-type lectin S-receptor-like serine/threonine-protein kinase SD1-1 isoform X4, with amino-acid sequence MALARRFIFLFPAAVLAGLASASASPFLSGPQSFPGQHRTDGEEELAADQERTQITELTPEGAVDYCCGSSITFNTHVLYLFRYMDEKTTKRPKVDTLVPRLEEKSSECTLFDFCVILHATHNFSKETLLGRGGFGPVYKGQLPDGMEIAVKRLASHSGQGFTEFQNEVELLAKLQHNNLVKLMGCCIQGEERLLVYEYLPNKSLDFFIFDESITTFVDWNKRCLIIEGIAQGLLYLHKHSRLRIIHRDLKASNILLDQDMNPKISDFGLAKNFSSNDTQGSTRRVVGTYGYMSPEYASQGIYSVKSDVFSFGVLLLEILSGKRNSGFHEHEDFLNLLGYSWHLWEGGRCLELLEASIANEVHAAEARRYINIALMCVQEHADDRPTMSNVVTMLNSESVALPEPNHPAYYNLTTTKEDESANVPCSYNGVTITEEPDGR; translated from the exons ATGGCGCTGGCCCGTCGGTTCATCTTCCTCTTCCCCGCCGCCGTCCTGGCCGGACTCGCCTCCGCCTCCGCGTCGCCCTTCCTGTCTGGTCC ACAGAGTTTCCCAGGCCAGCACCGGACTGACGGGGAGGAGGAGCTTGCTGCAGACCAAGAACG GACACAAATCACGGAACTCACGCCAGAGGGCGCTGTGGATTATTGCTGTGGCAGCTCCATTACTTTCAATACTCATGTGCTTTATCTGTTCCGCTATATGGATGAGAAGACGACGAAAAG GCCGAAAGTAGATACATTGGTTCCGAGATTGGAAGAGAAGAGTTCAGAGTGCACTCTCTTTGACTTTTGTGTGATATTGCATGCTACACACAACTTCTCCAAAGAAACTCTACTTGGGCGAGGTGGTTTTGGCCCCGTCTACAAG GGGCAATTACCAGATGGAATGGAGATTGCAGTTAAAAGGCTTGCCTCACATTCAGGACAGGGTTTCACAGAATTCCAAAATGAAGTTGAACTTCTTGCAAAACTACAACACAATAATCTGGTCAAGCTCATGGGATGCTGCATTCAGGGAGAAGAAAGACTTTTGGTGTATGAATATTTGCCAAATAAGAGCTTGGACTTCTTCATCTTTG ATGAAAGCATAACAACTTTTGTTGATTGGAATAAAAGATGTTTGATAATCGAAGGGATAGCCCAAGGTCTTCTATATCTCCACAAGCACTCTCGGTTGCGCATCATACACAGAGACCTTAAGGCCAGTAACATTCTCTTGGACCAGGACATGAATCCTAAAATTTCTGATTTTGGGCTAGCAAAAAATTTCAGCTCCAATGATACCCAAGGAAGTACAAGGAGGGTGGTGGGAACATA TGGTTATATGTCTCCGGAGTATGCATCTCAAGGCATTTACTCGGTCAAATCTGACGTGTTCAGCTTTGGTGTGTTACTTCTCGAGATCCTTAGCGGAAAAAGGAATTCTGGTTTCCATGAGCATGAAGATTTTCTGAACCTCCTTGGATAC TCGTGGCATCTGTGGGAAGGTGGACGTTGCCTTGAGCTTCTAGAAGCATCGATTGCTAACGAGGTCCATGCGGCAGAGGCTAGGAGGTACATTAACATTGCACTAATGTGCGTACAGGAGCATGCAGACGATCGACCGACCATGTCAAACGTTGTCACGATGCTAAACAGCGAGAGCGTTGCTCTTCCGGAGCCTAACCATCCGGCATACTATAACCTAACGACAACTAAGGAAGATGAATCAGCTAATGTTCCATGCAGCTATAATGGCGTAACCATCACTGAGGAGCCGGATGGCAGATAG
- the LOC123080759 gene encoding G-type lectin S-receptor-like serine/threonine-protein kinase At4g03230 isoform X1: MALARRFIFLFPAAVLAGLASASASPFLSDRVSQASTGLTGRRSLLQTKNDCPMDFEFQNYTIITSRCKGLQHPTMECCAAFKEFSCPFAAYNNMQSTNCAATMLTYINLHGTYPAGLFDECLVGMEGVSCEAIPAIETGMSNGGQRVQGHKSRNSRQRALWIIAVAAPLLSILMCFICSAIWMRRRRKGKVNLHHQAAMNRPKVDTLVPRLEEKSSECTLFDFCVILHATHNFSKETLLGRGGFGPVYKGQLPDGMEIAVKRLASHSGQGFTEFQNEVELLAKLQHNNLVKLMGCCIQGEERLLVYEYLPNKSLDFFIFDESITTFVDWNKRCLIIEGIAQGLLYLHKHSRLRIIHRDLKASNILLDQDMNPKISDFGLAKNFSSNDTQGSTRRVVGTYGYMSPEYASQGIYSVKSDVFSFGVLLLEILSGKRNSGFHEHEDFLNLLGYSWHLWEGGRCLELLEASIANEVHAAEARRYINIALMCVQEHADDRPTMSNVVTMLNSESVALPEPNHPAYYNLTTTKEDESANVPCSYNGVTITEEPDGR, encoded by the exons ATGGCGCTGGCCCGTCGGTTCATCTTCCTCTTCCCCGCCGCCGTCCTGGCCGGACTCGCCTCCGCCTCCGCGTCGCCCTTCCTGTCTG ACAGAGTTTCCCAGGCCAGCACCGGACTGACGGGGAGGAGGAGCTTGCTGCAGACCAAGAACG ACTGCCCTATGGACTTTGAGTTCCAGAACTACACAATCATCACAAGCAGGTGCAAAGGGCTGCAACATCCTACTATGGAATGTTGTGCTGCTTTCAAGGAATTTTCGTGCCCATTTGCGGCGTATAACAACATGCAGAGCACTAACTGTGCGGCCACAATGTTAACCTACATCAACCTCCATGGCACGTACCCAGCAGGTCTATTCGACGAGTGCCTAGTAGGCATGGAAGGGGTTTCTTGCGAAGCCATTCCAGCAATAGAAACCGGTATGTCAAATGGTGGGCAACGAGTTCAAG GACACAAATCACGGAACTCACGCCAGAGGGCGCTGTGGATTATTGCTGTGGCAGCTCCATTACTTTCAATACTCATGTGCTTTATCTGTTCCGCTATATGGATGAGAAGACGACGAAAAG GAAAGGTAAACTTACACCATCAAGCTGCCATGAATAGGCCGAAAGTAGATACATTGGTTCCGAGATTGGAAGAGAAGAGTTCAGAGTGCACTCTCTTTGACTTTTGTGTGATATTGCATGCTACACACAACTTCTCCAAAGAAACTCTACTTGGGCGAGGTGGTTTTGGCCCCGTCTACAAG GGGCAATTACCAGATGGAATGGAGATTGCAGTTAAAAGGCTTGCCTCACATTCAGGACAGGGTTTCACAGAATTCCAAAATGAAGTTGAACTTCTTGCAAAACTACAACACAATAATCTGGTCAAGCTCATGGGATGCTGCATTCAGGGAGAAGAAAGACTTTTGGTGTATGAATATTTGCCAAATAAGAGCTTGGACTTCTTCATCTTTG ATGAAAGCATAACAACTTTTGTTGATTGGAATAAAAGATGTTTGATAATCGAAGGGATAGCCCAAGGTCTTCTATATCTCCACAAGCACTCTCGGTTGCGCATCATACACAGAGACCTTAAGGCCAGTAACATTCTCTTGGACCAGGACATGAATCCTAAAATTTCTGATTTTGGGCTAGCAAAAAATTTCAGCTCCAATGATACCCAAGGAAGTACAAGGAGGGTGGTGGGAACATA TGGTTATATGTCTCCGGAGTATGCATCTCAAGGCATTTACTCGGTCAAATCTGACGTGTTCAGCTTTGGTGTGTTACTTCTCGAGATCCTTAGCGGAAAAAGGAATTCTGGTTTCCATGAGCATGAAGATTTTCTGAACCTCCTTGGATAC TCGTGGCATCTGTGGGAAGGTGGACGTTGCCTTGAGCTTCTAGAAGCATCGATTGCTAACGAGGTCCATGCGGCAGAGGCTAGGAGGTACATTAACATTGCACTAATGTGCGTACAGGAGCATGCAGACGATCGACCGACCATGTCAAACGTTGTCACGATGCTAAACAGCGAGAGCGTTGCTCTTCCGGAGCCTAACCATCCGGCATACTATAACCTAACGACAACTAAGGAAGATGAATCAGCTAATGTTCCATGCAGCTATAATGGCGTAACCATCACTGAGGAGCCGGATGGCAGATAG